In Niallia sp. FSL W8-0635, one genomic interval encodes:
- a CDS encoding DEAD/DEAH box helicase: MQSFTDIGLSSSTIEKLKKQGIKQPTPIQAKVIPPLLKGVDLIAQAQTGTGKTFAFVLPILEKMDTDANHVQTLILTPTRELAIQITAEIMKMKQETVKVLAVYGGQDVDKQLKVLQNDVSIVVATPGRLIDHIKRGTIDLSKISYFVLDEADQMLHIGFLDEIGFIMRKIPKARQTLLFSATISKEVEKLAKKYTRNAEYFTVEAKQGPAKTVKQVSIHTTDRAKQGTLMSLVKEANPYMAVIFCRTKRRVTKLYEVLLANKFSCGQLHGDLSQTKREQVMKAFRDGKFQLLIATDVAARGLDIDGITHVYNYDIPMDAESYVHRIGRTGRAGTEGYAVTFYSSDDRPLLDEIEEQLDIKIEKIQQPKKTDSTKKDIETRPHVKKDKRQASPKNNRESQRSSKSDKQSNDSKRKRFSDSSKKSSTFQSPAKKRTKPKKRTGKR, translated from the coding sequence ATGCAATCATTTACAGACATCGGATTGTCTTCATCAACAATCGAAAAGCTCAAAAAACAAGGAATAAAACAGCCAACTCCAATTCAAGCAAAGGTTATTCCCCCACTCCTTAAAGGGGTTGATTTAATTGCCCAAGCACAAACGGGTACAGGCAAGACATTTGCATTTGTATTGCCGATTTTAGAAAAAATGGATACCGATGCAAATCACGTTCAAACGCTAATCTTAACGCCAACAAGAGAACTGGCTATTCAAATAACCGCTGAAATCATGAAAATGAAACAAGAAACAGTAAAGGTTCTAGCTGTTTACGGTGGCCAGGATGTGGATAAGCAATTGAAAGTCTTGCAAAATGACGTTTCGATTGTCGTGGCAACACCAGGTAGATTAATTGATCATATTAAACGAGGAACAATTGATCTAAGTAAAATCTCCTATTTTGTATTAGATGAAGCAGATCAAATGCTTCATATTGGATTTTTAGATGAGATAGGCTTTATTATGAGAAAGATACCTAAAGCAAGACAAACTTTATTATTTTCCGCAACAATTTCAAAGGAAGTCGAAAAGCTTGCGAAAAAATATACAAGAAATGCCGAATATTTTACAGTGGAAGCAAAACAAGGTCCAGCGAAAACAGTGAAGCAAGTAAGTATACATACAACGGATCGCGCTAAGCAAGGAACGTTAATGAGCTTAGTGAAGGAAGCAAATCCTTATATGGCAGTAATCTTTTGTCGAACAAAGCGTCGCGTCACAAAATTATATGAAGTATTGCTTGCAAATAAATTTAGCTGTGGCCAATTGCACGGTGATTTGTCGCAAACGAAAAGAGAGCAGGTAATGAAAGCATTCCGAGATGGGAAATTCCAATTATTAATTGCTACAGATGTTGCGGCTAGAGGGTTGGATATTGATGGGATTACCCATGTTTATAATTATGATATCCCAATGGATGCGGAGAGTTATGTGCATCGAATTGGAAGAACGGGAAGAGCAGGCACAGAAGGGTATGCCGTAACCTTTTATTCCTCCGATGATAGACCACTGTTGGATGAAATTGAAGAGCAATTGGATATTAAAATTGAAAAAATACAGCAGCCCAAAAAGACCGACAGTACGAAGAAAGATATAGAAACGAGACCACATGTAAAGAAGGACAAAAGACAAGCTTCTCCTAAGAATAATAGAGAGTCGCAGCGTTCTTCTAAATCGGATAAACAAAGTAATGACAGTAAACGCAAACGTTTCTCAGATAGTAGCAAGAAATCAAGCACATTCCAATCACCTGCAAAAAAACGGACAAAACCAAAGAAAAGAACGGGAAAAAGATAA
- a CDS encoding branched-chain amino acid aminotransferase codes for MLKTEMKNHLEKAQKEGKVVLFEEELNYVRKEELSEVNIVVGNSAERFSDLYMELANKETDEVVKENVDVTFLKEEVQYLEKNIDVYLYVETKTFEVIAVDSMSIEVDSVFGTYEILCGLKSPKKKDKEIRAFMEEHLVGDETYYHLMFNGNDGVWDVNFSLEKVNGFHKNMEIGEALKLAYIFLFSLQESLSA; via the coding sequence TTGTTAAAAACGGAAATGAAAAATCATCTAGAAAAAGCACAAAAAGAAGGGAAAGTTGTTCTTTTTGAAGAGGAATTGAATTATGTTAGAAAAGAAGAGCTTTCAGAGGTTAATATAGTTGTCGGAAATTCAGCAGAGCGTTTTTCTGATCTATATATGGAGCTTGCGAACAAGGAAACGGACGAAGTAGTAAAGGAAAACGTAGATGTCACTTTCTTAAAGGAAGAAGTTCAATACTTAGAAAAAAATATAGATGTATATCTCTATGTGGAAACAAAAACATTTGAGGTAATTGCTGTTGATTCTATGTCAATAGAAGTAGATTCAGTCTTTGGAACCTATGAAATATTATGTGGCTTAAAATCTCCAAAAAAGAAGGACAAAGAAATCCGTGCATTTATGGAAGAGCATTTAGTAGGAGACGAGACTTATTACCATCTTATGTTTAATGGAAATGACGGAGTATGGGACGTTAATTTCTCTTTAGAAAAAGTCAACGGTTTCCATAAAAATATGGAAATAGGAGAAGCATTAAAATTAGCTTATATCTTTTTATTTTCTTTACAAGAAAGCTTATCTGCTTAA
- a CDS encoding STAS domain-containing protein produces MSEEANQKVQINSSEFSWNREDGVFHFDGSPALLFWDNAFEIFLSTIMEISGPDASNAVFETTGFRMGLLVNDYYQNRFTIEEVIKKYSEIYSSAGWGNVTVTDFNKEAKTVTVQLKNTWEHRIFQSLNPNQSAVLLPSHWAGVFSGLFQEDMWYELTQSQSQGHDYDELNIFVSTITPHRNVHEIARGKEANYINELESMVEKRTHELSTLIRHLSTPVMPVMQGIIAIPLIGKFNEERFEDLLQKGLKEFSERRASFLLLDLTGISEFDSFIIFRLQGLVKAIELIGGECVLVGINPSLSMQIINSGVDIKHIQTFATLEQGIQYAIEALGYRIEKQAMHKK; encoded by the coding sequence ATGTCAGAAGAAGCGAATCAAAAAGTTCAGATTAATTCTAGTGAATTTTCATGGAATAGGGAGGATGGTGTTTTCCATTTCGATGGATCACCAGCACTCTTGTTTTGGGATAATGCATTTGAGATATTTTTAAGTACGATTATGGAAATTTCCGGACCGGATGCTTCAAATGCTGTCTTTGAAACGACTGGATTCCGCATGGGTCTCCTCGTAAATGACTACTATCAAAATCGTTTTACCATTGAAGAAGTTATAAAGAAATATAGTGAAATATACTCAAGTGCTGGCTGGGGAAATGTTACCGTTACTGACTTTAATAAAGAAGCGAAAACCGTTACGGTACAATTAAAAAACACATGGGAGCACCGAATCTTTCAATCTCTAAATCCTAATCAATCGGCCGTCTTATTGCCAAGTCATTGGGCTGGTGTTTTTAGTGGACTTTTTCAAGAAGATATGTGGTATGAATTAACCCAAAGTCAATCTCAAGGACATGATTATGATGAGTTAAATATATTTGTATCTACAATTACTCCACATCGTAATGTCCATGAAATTGCCAGAGGAAAAGAAGCGAATTACATAAATGAATTAGAATCGATGGTAGAGAAGCGAACGCATGAATTGTCTACTTTAATAAGACATCTATCAACTCCGGTAATGCCTGTTATGCAAGGGATAATAGCAATTCCTCTAATCGGAAAGTTTAATGAAGAGCGTTTTGAAGATTTACTGCAAAAAGGATTGAAGGAATTTTCCGAGCGTCGTGCAAGCTTCCTGCTGCTTGATTTAACAGGGATTAGTGAATTTGATTCCTTTATCATTTTTCGACTACAAGGCTTAGTGAAAGCAATCGAACTAATCGGGGGAGAATGTGTTCTCGTTGGTATTAATCCTTCATTAAGTATGCAAATTATCAACTCTGGTGTGGATATAAAACATATACAAACCTTTGCGACATTAGAGCAAGGCATCCAATACGCCATTGAAGCACTTGGATATCGTATTGAGAAACAAGCTATGCATAAAAAGTAA
- a CDS encoding Fpg/Nei family DNA glycosylase, with protein sequence MPELPEMENYKIQLSELIVNRPITSIAINREKSINMPISTFLNQMENAFIIRIERRAKHLLFHLSNQKLLLLHLMLGGWMFYGKEDEKPKRTIQIQFSFGEKHLYFIGLRLGYLHLLTIEECEEKLKELGPEPFNPTFTEDLFINTVNTKRGTLKLKLVDQHFISGIGNCYSDEICYEAQLLPTRKLEDLKDHEIKNLYRSMKKTLAAATNIGGYMEHPLYVGDTKTGSYNDLCKVYDREGEACQRCQNKIRMVKISSKKSFYCPGCQF encoded by the coding sequence ATGCCTGAATTACCAGAAATGGAAAATTACAAAATCCAATTAAGTGAATTGATTGTCAATCGACCGATTACTTCTATTGCCATTAATCGTGAAAAATCAATAAATATGCCGATTTCAACCTTCTTAAATCAAATGGAAAATGCATTCATCATACGAATCGAAAGACGCGCCAAACATTTACTCTTTCATTTATCCAATCAAAAGCTCTTGTTGCTTCATTTAATGCTAGGTGGATGGATGTTTTATGGGAAAGAAGACGAGAAGCCAAAACGAACGATTCAGATCCAATTTTCGTTTGGAGAAAAACATCTATATTTTATCGGATTACGCTTAGGGTATCTTCATTTACTTACCATAGAAGAGTGTGAAGAAAAACTTAAAGAGCTTGGTCCAGAGCCTTTTAATCCTACTTTTACGGAGGACCTCTTTATAAACACGGTAAACACGAAGAGAGGTACTTTAAAGCTTAAATTAGTTGATCAACATTTTATCTCTGGCATCGGAAATTGCTATTCCGATGAAATATGTTATGAAGCACAGCTATTGCCAACAAGAAAACTAGAAGACTTAAAGGATCACGAAATAAAGAACCTTTATCGATCTATGAAGAAAACACTAGCGGCCGCAACGAATATAGGCGGATATATGGAGCATCCCTTATATGTAGGCGATACAAAAACAGGGAGCTACAATGACCTTTGCAAAGTATATGATAGAGAAGGGGAAGCATGTCAACGTTGCCAGAATAAAATCAGGATGGTGAAAATTTCTTCTAAAAAAAGTTTTTATTGTCCAGGATGTCAGTTTTAA
- the dacB gene encoding D-alanyl-D-alanine carboxypeptidase/D-alanyl-D-alanine endopeptidase — MALLKKGILLVMIISIFLSGSTPNAFSSKALAAENHKKATLSTAIESLLSTEPELKGSLAGISIRDRESGTILFEHMSDLRLTPASNMKLLTSAVALKVLGEDYQFITEIYGDGRVEDGHLKGNLYIKGNGDTSLLATDLEKMAKELKNKGIRYIDGNVIGDDSWYDDTPYSIDLAWSDETSYYGAPISALTLSPNKEYDAGTVLLEIKPGKNRGDSVEITSMPKTTEIQLVNKAKTGDKESGTSLKVRKKHNSKVVTITGRLPITTTLKKEWIPVNDPTKYTLDVFQQALKKEGIQWNGTVKKGKTPQIASLITTHSSMPLSELLIPLMKLSNNTIAETLVKEMGVVKKGKGSFEKGLEVMEEELIAFQLDPKNMLIRDGSGISPIDFISANDLSLFLYEVQAEPWFSTFSQALPVSGMEERMVGGTLRNRLNSENTKGNVLAKTGTLTAVSTLSGYMESSSGKKYIFSILLNHLVDEEKGKDIEDKIIETLAEY; from the coding sequence ATGGCTTTATTAAAAAAGGGGATATTATTAGTAATGATAATCTCCATTTTCCTATCTGGCAGCACACCTAATGCTTTCTCTTCAAAGGCTTTAGCAGCAGAAAATCATAAAAAAGCAACATTATCTACTGCAATTGAATCACTCTTAAGTACGGAACCAGAGCTTAAAGGGAGCTTAGCAGGTATTAGCATACGTGACCGAGAATCTGGGACTATTCTTTTTGAACATATGAGTGATTTACGCTTAACACCAGCATCCAATATGAAATTATTGACATCAGCAGTTGCCTTAAAAGTATTGGGAGAAGACTATCAATTTATTACGGAAATCTATGGAGATGGAAGAGTGGAAGATGGTCATTTAAAAGGAAATTTATACATAAAAGGGAATGGAGATACAAGCCTACTAGCAACTGATTTAGAAAAGATGGCCAAAGAACTGAAGAATAAAGGAATCCGTTACATTGATGGTAACGTCATTGGTGATGATTCATGGTATGATGATACACCTTATTCCATTGATTTAGCATGGAGTGATGAAACATCTTATTATGGAGCACCAATCTCTGCTTTAACCCTTTCACCGAATAAAGAATATGACGCAGGGACTGTATTGCTGGAAATAAAGCCAGGAAAAAATAGAGGAGATTCTGTTGAGATTACTTCTATGCCCAAAACAACCGAAATCCAACTAGTAAATAAAGCAAAAACCGGTGATAAAGAATCAGGAACTAGCTTGAAAGTTAGAAAAAAACATAATAGTAAAGTAGTAACCATTACAGGAAGGCTACCAATTACTACAACCTTAAAAAAAGAGTGGATTCCTGTTAATGATCCCACTAAATATACATTAGATGTATTTCAGCAAGCATTAAAGAAAGAAGGAATACAATGGAATGGGACAGTCAAAAAAGGGAAAACTCCACAAATAGCCTCCCTTATTACCACCCATTCTTCCATGCCTCTCTCTGAATTACTCATTCCATTGATGAAATTGAGTAATAATACGATTGCAGAAACATTAGTCAAAGAAATGGGCGTCGTTAAAAAAGGGAAAGGGAGTTTTGAAAAGGGTCTGGAGGTTATGGAAGAAGAATTAATAGCATTCCAGCTTGATCCAAAAAACATGCTAATCCGAGATGGATCTGGCATTTCGCCAATCGACTTTATTTCCGCAAATGATTTGAGTCTATTTCTATATGAAGTCCAAGCAGAACCTTGGTTTTCCACTTTCAGTCAAGCATTACCCGTTTCAGGGATGGAAGAACGAATGGTAGGAGGAACACTTAGAAATAGACTAAACTCCGAAAATACAAAAGGGAATGTCTTGGCAAAAACAGGAACCCTTACTGCTGTCAGCACATTATCTGGATACATGGAAAGCAGTAGTGGAAAAAAGTATATCTTTTCCATTTTATTAAACCATCTTGTCGATGAAGAAAAAGGAAAAGATATAGAAGATAAGATTATTGAAACGTTGGCAGAATATTAA
- a CDS encoding nucleoside hydrolase: MTKKVYFNHDAGIDDLVSLFLLLQMDEVELIGVSVIPADGYLEPGISASRKIIDRFGNGTIEVARSNSRGVNPFPKEWRMHTFYVDALPILNESGAVVAPESELPAHEHLIKAVRENPEKTTLLFTGPLTDLARALEIAPDIQAKIEKLVWMGGTFLEVGNVQEPEHDGTAEWNAFWDPWAVSTVWASDLTIEMVALESTNQVPLTLSVRNQWASLRRFTGVDFIGQCYAACPPLVHVETNSTYYLWDVLTTATIGKKELVKMKEVKSIALTEAPSQGRTLLSEQGRPVSVVYDANRDAFFEYITGLAKLAKND, encoded by the coding sequence TTGACAAAGAAAGTTTATTTTAACCATGATGCAGGAATTGATGATTTAGTTTCCCTTTTTCTGCTACTACAAATGGATGAAGTGGAATTAATTGGTGTCTCTGTTATTCCGGCAGATGGCTATTTAGAGCCTGGTATTAGTGCAAGTAGAAAGATTATTGATCGATTTGGTAATGGAACAATTGAAGTTGCTAGATCCAATTCTCGTGGAGTGAATCCTTTTCCAAAAGAATGGAGAATGCACACTTTTTATGTAGATGCATTGCCGATTTTAAATGAAAGTGGTGCAGTAGTTGCACCTGAAAGTGAACTTCCTGCACATGAACATTTAATTAAAGCAGTTAGAGAAAATCCAGAAAAAACGACGCTTTTATTTACTGGCCCGTTAACAGATTTGGCAAGAGCATTAGAGATTGCCCCAGACATTCAAGCGAAAATTGAGAAATTAGTTTGGATGGGTGGAACATTCCTAGAGGTTGGTAATGTCCAAGAACCGGAGCATGATGGGACTGCGGAATGGAATGCTTTCTGGGATCCATGGGCAGTATCAACAGTGTGGGCTAGTGATTTAACGATTGAAATGGTGGCATTAGAAAGTACAAATCAAGTGCCGCTAACCCTTTCAGTACGTAATCAATGGGCATCATTAAGAAGATTTACAGGTGTGGATTTCATTGGGCAATGTTATGCAGCTTGTCCCCCTCTTGTTCATGTGGAGACAAACTCTACCTACTATTTATGGGATGTTTTAACCACTGCAACGATTGGAAAAAAAGAATTGGTTAAAATGAAAGAAGTGAAATCAATCGCTTTAACAGAAGCACCTTCCCAAGGTAGAACATTACTAAGTGAACAAGGTCGCCCTGTTTCTGTTGTTTATGATGCAAATCGTGATGCGTTTTTCGAATACATTACAGGTTTAGCGAAACTTGCGAAAAATGATTAA
- a CDS encoding ribonuclease H family protein, whose protein sequence is MAGKKYYVVWNGRKPGIYRTWAECEKQTKGFKGAAFKSFPTLEEAEKAFNQGGNFGQTASKGSSSKKQSSTTFEAIDENSISVDAACSGNPGLMEYRGVHTKTGEVIFHYGPVFGTNNIGEFLGIVHALNLLQKEGKNTTIYSDSMTALAWVRNKKANTTLVRDKRTEELWQLIERAEKWLKENTYSNKILKWDTNKYGEIKADFGRK, encoded by the coding sequence ATGGCTGGAAAAAAATATTATGTTGTATGGAATGGGAGAAAACCAGGGATTTATCGCACTTGGGCTGAATGCGAAAAACAGACAAAAGGTTTTAAAGGAGCCGCTTTTAAATCTTTTCCAACTTTAGAGGAAGCAGAAAAAGCCTTTAATCAAGGTGGAAATTTTGGTCAAACAGCTTCGAAAGGGTCTTCCTCTAAAAAACAGTCTAGCACTACATTTGAAGCAATTGATGAAAATAGCATTTCTGTAGATGCTGCATGCAGTGGAAATCCTGGATTGATGGAATATCGTGGAGTACATACGAAAACCGGAGAAGTCATCTTCCATTATGGACCGGTATTTGGAACGAATAATATTGGTGAATTTTTAGGAATTGTACACGCACTTAACCTTCTGCAAAAAGAAGGAAAGAATACCACTATATACAGTGACAGTATGACAGCTCTAGCTTGGGTACGGAATAAAAAAGCAAACACAACCCTTGTGAGAGATAAACGTACAGAGGAATTATGGCAATTAATCGAGCGCGCGGAAAAATGGCTGAAGGAAAACACCTATTCAAACAAGATTTTAAAATGGGATACGAATAAATATGGGGAAATTAAAGCTGATTTTGGACGTAAATAG
- a CDS encoding sensor histidine kinase, producing the protein MVQLLPLMIERVGILVIFAFLLSRIKIFRSIIHKESQWQDKLYLILIFGLFGIISNYTGVEILQGSISTHTWQHELDVSSAIANTRIMGVAIGGMIGGPIVGLGVGLIAGLHRLTLGGFTALACGLSTIMAGVVTGFLGRKYSIQQDSASKAVIIGITMEIIQMVFILLIASPLNLAFELVKIIAFPMIIINGFGMLIFIYIIQNILLEEEKTKAVQTNIALNIAQSTLAYFRQGLNPESSKQVAKIMLKATNADAVSITNRSIVLAHEGLGRDHHIPLDKTSTKLTEKVLKEGHILIAKNKEDIQCNNEDCPLHAAILLPLKANNKIVGSLKLYFANPKNIQLVEYTMAEGLSKLFSLQLELAEAELQQRLLKDAEIKALQAQVHPHFLFNSMNTISALIRTDGEKAREMIRKLSSYFRSNIQGSKNMLIPLTQELEHVHAFLALEEARFPDKFILKSSIDPELKKVLIPPFTLQPLVENAIRHAFSKGTVGNITICAYKEKDRMVLIAEDDGKGMSEDTLYMIGQKTIASNTGTGTALWNIQERIKKIYGDNGRFTIESEWNRGTKVMIKIPFKEPSIWRGADD; encoded by the coding sequence TTGGTACAGCTACTTCCACTAATGATTGAACGAGTCGGTATTTTAGTTATTTTTGCCTTCTTATTATCGAGAATCAAGATTTTCCGCTCGATTATCCATAAAGAATCACAATGGCAGGATAAGCTCTATTTAATTCTTATCTTTGGTTTATTCGGAATTATCAGCAACTATACTGGGGTAGAAATTTTACAAGGAAGCATCAGTACACATACATGGCAGCATGAACTGGATGTTTCAAGCGCAATTGCAAATACGCGAATCATGGGTGTTGCAATTGGTGGCATGATTGGCGGTCCTATAGTAGGTCTAGGGGTGGGATTAATAGCTGGTCTACACCGCTTAACGCTAGGCGGATTCACCGCGCTCGCCTGTGGATTATCTACCATCATGGCAGGTGTAGTTACCGGTTTTCTTGGCAGGAAGTATTCGATCCAGCAAGATTCGGCCAGCAAGGCTGTAATTATCGGAATAACGATGGAAATTATTCAAATGGTATTCATCCTTCTAATCGCATCTCCATTAAATCTTGCATTTGAACTAGTCAAAATTATCGCCTTTCCGATGATTATCATTAATGGATTTGGGATGTTGATTTTTATTTATATCATTCAAAACATCCTATTAGAAGAGGAAAAAACGAAAGCAGTCCAGACAAATATTGCTTTAAATATCGCACAATCCACATTAGCCTATTTTAGGCAAGGCCTAAACCCTGAGTCAAGTAAACAGGTTGCTAAAATTATGCTTAAAGCAACTAATGCAGATGCAGTATCTATTACAAATAGATCCATTGTTTTAGCACATGAAGGTCTAGGGAGAGATCATCATATTCCTCTTGATAAAACCTCTACAAAACTTACAGAAAAAGTATTAAAAGAAGGACATATATTAATAGCCAAAAATAAAGAGGATATCCAATGCAATAATGAAGATTGCCCACTGCATGCTGCTATTTTATTGCCTCTAAAAGCAAATAATAAAATAGTCGGTTCCTTAAAGCTTTATTTTGCTAACCCAAAAAACATTCAGTTAGTAGAATACACAATGGCAGAAGGTTTAAGTAAATTATTTTCTTTACAGCTGGAATTGGCAGAGGCAGAGCTTCAGCAAAGGCTACTAAAAGATGCTGAGATTAAAGCATTGCAAGCACAGGTTCATCCCCATTTTCTTTTTAACAGTATGAATACTATTTCAGCACTAATTCGTACAGATGGAGAGAAAGCACGGGAAATGATTCGAAAATTGAGTAGTTATTTTCGCAGCAACATTCAAGGCTCGAAAAATATGTTAATCCCTTTAACACAGGAATTAGAACATGTGCATGCTTTTTTAGCATTAGAAGAAGCAAGATTTCCAGATAAATTCATCTTGAAATCGTCCATTGATCCTGAATTAAAAAAAGTGCTTATTCCCCCTTTTACCCTACAGCCTTTAGTAGAAAATGCGATACGTCACGCCTTTTCAAAAGGAACAGTTGGCAATATTACGATATGTGCTTATAAAGAAAAAGATAGAATGGTGCTGATTGCAGAAGATGACGGCAAAGGGATGAGTGAGGATACGCTTTATATGATTGGGCAAAAAACAATTGCATCTAACACTGGTACCGGAACTGCGCTTTGGAATATACAAGAAAGAATAAAAAAAATTTATGGTGATAATGGGAGATTTACTATTGAAAGTGAGTGGAATAGAGGCACAAAGGTCATGATCAAAATACCATTTAAAGAACCATCAATCTGGAGGGGAGCAGATGATTAA
- a CDS encoding LytR/AlgR family response regulator transcription factor, whose amino-acid sequence MIKALIVEDEPLARDELCYLLKRSNKIEIMGECDCLETALQLIDDLEIDVIFLDIELGEENGMSLAERLKQKGNTPEIVFATAYDEYALQAFNVNALDYLLKPFEEERINQTIIKLVKMRERKSNKEQEKKLTKSPIHKNKLAISTNEKIKIIDIDNIIYISAQNGKTLLVTDEEELTVTFTLSQLEQKLINSPIMKVHRSYLVNKEKICEIEPWFNSTYLLCMNNGEKVPLSRNFTKEIKQLFGF is encoded by the coding sequence ATGATTAAAGCATTAATTGTAGAAGACGAACCATTAGCAAGAGATGAATTATGCTATCTATTAAAAAGAAGTAATAAGATAGAGATAATGGGAGAATGTGATTGTCTAGAAACTGCCTTACAATTAATTGATGATCTTGAAATTGATGTGATATTTTTAGATATTGAGCTTGGGGAAGAGAACGGTATGAGCTTAGCCGAACGATTAAAACAAAAGGGAAATACCCCTGAAATTGTCTTTGCAACAGCCTATGATGAATATGCTTTGCAAGCATTTAATGTCAATGCACTTGATTATCTTCTCAAACCATTTGAAGAAGAACGAATTAATCAAACGATTATCAAACTAGTAAAGATGAGGGAGAGAAAGAGTAACAAAGAGCAAGAAAAAAAGCTAACTAAATCTCCGATACATAAAAATAAGCTCGCCATTTCAACGAACGAAAAAATTAAAATCATCGATATAGACAATATCATTTATATTAGTGCACAAAATGGAAAAACATTACTTGTTACCGATGAAGAGGAATTGACTGTTACCTTCACACTAAGTCAATTAGAACAAAAGCTGATAAACAGTCCGATTATGAAAGTCCATCGTTCTTATTTAGTAAATAAAGAGAAAATTTGCGAAATAGAGCCATGGTTTAATTCTACGTATTTATTATGTATGAATAACGGCGAAAAGGTGCCATTGAGTAGAAATTTTACAAAGGAAATCAAACAGTTATTTGGCTTTTAA